The genomic DNA CGGCGGATAGGCACCGTGCCGCCTGGCGAGGTTCATGAAGTGCGCGATCCGCTGCCGCGGCTCGAGGGCACGCATGTCGTCACTGTTCAGCCCCATGTCCACATCGAACCAGTACCGGTAGCCGGCCGCGATGATGGAATAGAACTCGACGAGGTCCTCCAGGAAGGTCTCGGACTGCATGCGGAGGCGGAAGATGGCGGGCGACCAGGCATCGCCCACGGCGAGCACGGCCACCCGTTCCCCGATGCGCTGCAGTTGCAGGGCCATCTCCAGGGCCACCATGCCTCCCGTGCAGTGGCCCCCCAGGAGGTAGGGGCCGTGCGGCTGCACGGAACGCATGGTCTTGATGTGGTCAGCCGCCATGTCCTCGACGCGCTCGAACGGTGGGTGATCGCCAAAGAGTCCCCGGCTCTGGAGTCCGTAGACAGGCTGATCCGGCCCCATCCAGCGCACCATCGCATAGGAGGTGAGCGTGGTCCCCTCACCTCCCGGCAGGAAGAAGAAGGGGCGCTTCGAGCCGTGCGGCTGAAGCGGGACGATGGGCTCCGCGTTGAGCTTCCCCGAGCGAGCACGCAGGTCGCAGCCGATGCGCTCGATGGTTGGCTCCTGGAGGAATGTTTCCAGCGCGAGTGGGGCATCGAACCGCGCCACCGTCGCGGCGAGGGCCGCTTCCGCGCTGGCACGGTTGCCACCGAGGCCGAAGAAGTCATCCTTCATTCCGATCCCGATGGCGTCTCTGCGCAGGGTGTCCGCCCAGATTCGCGATACTTGCAGTTCGTAGACGTCTCGGGGGGGGATAAACCGCTGGGTCATCATCGTCCTCATGGGCTTGGGTTGGGGCTCACACCTGTGCTGCCGCGGTCACGTTCCAAGACGCTCGCGCCCAGGGGCCGGTGAACCGAAAGCTCCTGGTCGCGCAACAGCCGCTTGAGCTGGATGGGCAACGCGCCGGAGCCTGCCTCGCGGGCCAGCACGCTCGCGATCAGATGCGCGACGCGCGGCCAATGGCAGTACCCGTCGATCGCCGCCCGCTGGCGCAACTGAACGGTGGGATCCACCGCACGGCGCAGCGTGGCCAGCGCCTTTTCGGGATTGCCGCCCAGTGTGTCGACCAGGAT from Stigmatella aurantiaca includes the following:
- a CDS encoding alpha/beta fold hydrolase encodes the protein MKDDFFGLGGNRASAEAALAATVARFDAPLALETFLQEPTIERIGCDLRARSGKLNAEPIVPLQPHGSKRPFFFLPGGEGTTLTSYAMVRWMGPDQPVYGLQSRGLFGDHPPFERVEDMAADHIKTMRSVQPHGPYLLGGHCTGGMVALEMALQLQRIGERVAVLAVGDAWSPAIFRLRMQSETFLEDLVEFYSIIAAGYRYWFDVDMGLNSDDMRALEPRQRIAHFMNLARRHGAYPPDEPDERIERVLALFRSVSYAGYAPAERFQGPVTFLRASDSKFCETLTEGWEDVSVQPLRLRMVPGNHVSLFTEPNVKAVADEILAAIAEAQVS